One genomic region from Ptychodera flava strain L36383 chromosome 5, AS_Pfla_20210202, whole genome shotgun sequence encodes:
- the LOC139133762 gene encoding R-spondin-2-like yields the protein MGSECKVDNCAKCFGRTFCTRCQSPYYLSEGDCVETCPDDMYPDEKTSECKRTVDCEVSTWSAWGICLQMDKACGFKRGLETRTREVIVKPSSQGRSCPTIRESKPCKMKPRHCPDHLNSSEPKPAEERGKNNKEKNTERGNRDKRRRKKNKSRRRKRVREERKRRRKNNRRSQKKREKMQKQTLTA from the exons atgggctcag AATGTAAAGTCGACAACTGTGCAAAATGCTTTGGTCGGACTTTCTGCACTCGGTGTCAATCTCCATACTACCTCTCAGAAGGCGATTGTGTTGAAACCTGCCCGGATGATATGTACCCagatgaaaaaacaagcgaaTGCAAACGTACAG tcgACTGCGAGGTTTCCACGTGGAGCGCTTGGGGGATTTGTTTGCAAATGGATAAAGCATGTGGCTTTAAACGGGGACTAGAAACCCGCACAAGAGAAGTTATCGTAAAGCCCTCGTCACAGGGCAGATCTTGTCCGACGATAAGAGAGTCCAAGCCTTGCAAGATGAAGCCCAGACACTGTCCAG ACCATCTCAACAGTTCAGAACCGAAACCTGCTGAAGAAAGGGGtaagaataataaagaaaagaaCACGGAAAGGGGCAATAGAGACAAAAGGAGACGGAAAAAGAACAAGTCCAGACGGAGAAAAAGGGTTCGGGAAGAGCGAAAACGGCGACGTAAAAATAACAGGCGGTCCCAGAAAAAGCGAGAAAAGATGCAAAAGCAGACACTGACAGCGTGA